Proteins from one Triticum aestivum cultivar Chinese Spring chromosome 7A, IWGSC CS RefSeq v2.1, whole genome shotgun sequence genomic window:
- the LOC123148906 gene encoding aminoacylase-1, with translation MRRLGHFPLLAAVLLAVVPHPAHPLTELETSQIRRFQDYLRICTAHPAPDYAGAAAFLLPYAASLGLSSKTLHFSPCKSKPLLLLTWPGTDPSLPSILLNSHLDSVPAEPEHWIHPPYAAHHDPATGRVYARGAQDDKCLPIQYLEAIRGLQAAGFAPARTVHVSLVPDEEIGGEDGHEKFVQSEEFRALNVGFMLDEGQASLTDVYRVFYADRLVWKLIVKATGAPGHGSKLFDGAAVENLMDCIETVAGYRDAQFEKVKSGKYGPGEVVSVNPVYMNAGTPSPTGFVMNMQPSEAEVGFDLRLPPTEDIEQIERRIKEEWAPAHKNLTYQLMKKGPVRDVTGRPLLTPANESNPWWSVFEQAIISSGGKLAKPEILSSTTDARFVRQMGVPALGFSPMINTPILLHDHNEFLEDKVFLRGIEVYEHLIRALSSFKG, from the exons ATGCGTCGTCTCGGCCACTtccccctcctcgccgccgtcctcctcgcgGTGGTCCCGCACCCGGCCCACCCGCTCACCGAGCTCGAGACCTCCCAAATCCGGCGCTTCCAGGACTACCTCCGCATCTGCACCGCCCACCCCGCCCCGGACTACGCCGGCGCCGCCGCGTTCCTCCTCCCCTACGCCGCGTCACTCGGCCTCAGCTCCAAGACGCTCCACTTCAGCCCCTGCAAGTCaaagccgctcctcctcctcacctggCCGGGCACGGACCCGTCGCTCCCCTCCATCCTCCTCAACTCCCACCTCGACTCCGTGCCCGCGGAGCCCGAGCACTGGATCCACCCGCCCTACGCCGCGCACCACGACCCCGCCACGGGCCGCGTCTACGCCCGCGGCGCGCAGGACGACAAGTGCCTCCCCATCCAGTACCTCGAGGCCATCCGCGGCCTCCAGGCCGCCGGCTTCGCGCCCGCACGCACCGTCCACGTCTCGCTCGTCCCCGACGAGGAGATCGGCGGCGAGGACGGCCACGAGAAGTTCGTCCAGTCGGAGGAGTTCCGCGCCCTCAATGTCGGGTTCATGCTCGACGAGGGGCAGGCCTCGCTCACGGATGTTTACAGGGTTTTCTACGCGGATAGGCTGGTGTGGAAGCTGATCGTCAAGGCCACGGGGGCTCCCGGGCATGGGTCGAAGCTGTTTGATGGGGCCGCCGTGGAGAATCTGATGGATTGCATTGAGACCGTGGCTGGATACAGGGATGCACAGTTCGAGAAGGTGAAGTCGGGCAAGTACGGTCCCGGAGAGGTGGTGTCCGTGAATCCTGTCTACATGAATGCCGGCACGCCAAGCCCCACT GGCTTTGTGATGAATATGCAACCTTCAGAAGCAGAGGTGGGTTTTGATCTCCGCCTTCCTCCAACCGAAGATATTGAACAGATCGAAAGAAGAATCAAAGAAGAATGGGCACCAGCTCATAAGAACTTGACTTACCAG CTGATGAAGAAAGGACCAGTGAGGGATGTTACAGGACGTCCCTTACTTACACCAGCCAATGAGTCAAACCCATGGTGGTCTGTATTTGAACAGGCTATTATCTCGTCAGGTGGAAAACTAGCAAAGCCTGAGATCTTATCTTCAACCACGGACGCCCGATTCGTGAGGCAGATGGGTGTTCCAGCCCTTGGATTTTCTCCAATGATAAATACTCCAATTTTACTTCACGATCATAATGAG TTTCTGGAGGACAAAGTGTTCCTGAGGGGCATCGAAGTGTATGAACATCTTATTAGGGCGCTAAGCTCTTTCAAAGGCTGA
- the LOC123148905 gene encoding ethylene-responsive transcription factor ERF014-like yields the protein MVKTAAAGSNGGGAVAAKQQQQQLGGKMRTYKGVRMRSWGAWVSEIRAPGQKTRIWLGSHSTAEAAARAYDAALLCLKGAAAAADLNFPVRFPFDLPAAAMSPKSIQRVAAAAAAGASANAFDFTAGADDSPSADAVDFAGADDYSAGAVTPEYCSSSSNNASPVSSPETASSGAADLDGVDLLGYGYSQCSLAEIEAFFQSPKCMEYAMMDPCSAFFAPSPMAMEDECSWEEGGDIGLWSFSMD from the coding sequence ATGGTGAAGACCGCGGCAGCAGGGAGCAATGGCGGTGGCGCCGTGGcggcgaagcagcagcagcagcagcttggtGGGAAGATGAGGACGTACAAGGGGGTGCGGATGAGGAGCTGGGGCGCGTGGGTGTCGGAGATCCGGGCGCCGGGGCAGAAGACGCGGATATGGCTCGGCTCCCACTCCACCGCCGAGGCCGCCGCGCGCGCCTACGACGCCGCGCTGCTCTGCCTcaagggcgccgccgccgccgccgacctcaacTTCCCCGTGCGCTTCCCCTTCgacctccccgccgccgccatgtcgcccAAGTCCATCCAGCGcgtcgccgcagccgccgccgccggggccAGCGCTAATGCGTTCGACTTCACCGCCGGGGCCGACGACAGTCCCAGCGCTGATGCCGTCGACTTCGCCGGTGCCGACGACTACAGCGCCGGCGCCGTCAccccggagtactgcagctcctcCAGCAATAatgcctcgccggtgagctccccGGAGACGGCTAGCAGCGGCGCCGCCGACCTCGACGGCGTAGACCTCCTGGGTTACGGTTACAGCCAGTGCTCGCTCGCGGAGATCGAGGCCTTCTTCCAATCGCCCAAGTGCATGGAGTACGCCATGATGGACCCGTGCAGCGCGTTCTTCGCTCCGTCGCCGATGGCCATGGAGGACGAGTGCAGCTGGGAGGAAGGAGGCGACATTGGGCTCTGGAGCTTCTCAATGGACTGA